The Solea senegalensis isolate Sse05_10M unplaced genomic scaffold, IFAPA_SoseM_1 scf7180000015148, whole genome shotgun sequence genome has a window encoding:
- the LOC122762023 gene encoding caskin-1-like, which yields AGLSSSTVTVSVVQSVAFASQSSLVHGRPAPGPTPAPGPGPDPGVTPVPYASPQSPSLTAERTEMCVAGPGLVPELSFGTEVVQQRLDQTSTYLEAALKAVERELTLEDREDSSRTNPVKSAGTILDDIGNMFDDLADQLDAMLD from the exons CAGCTGGATTGTCCTCTTCAACTGTGACCGTCAGTGTAGTTCAAAGTGTAGCCTTTGCTTCTCAGTCTTCTCTGGTACATGGACGTCCAGCTCCAGGTCCGACTCCGgctccaggtccaggtccagatcCAGGTGTGACTCCAGTTCCATATGCGTCCCCTCAGAGTCCGTCCCTGACAGCAGAGAGGACTGAGATGTGTGTGGCTGGTCCAGGTCTTGTCCCAGAGTTGTCCTTTGGAACTGAGGTGGTTCAGCAGAGACTGGATCAGACCAGCACGTATCTGGAAGCCGCATTGAAGGCTGTTGAACGTGAACTGACCCTTGAGGACCGTGAAGACAG cagcagaacaaaccCAGTGAAATCAGCAGGAACAATCCTGGACGACATCGGCAACATGTTTGACGACTTGGCCGATCAGCTGGACGCCATGTTGGACTGA